A stretch of Clostridia bacterium DNA encodes these proteins:
- a CDS encoding F0F1 ATP synthase subunit alpha, with the protein MYLRPDEITSILMDKISDFDFKIETAEVGHVVQVGDGIAIIYGLDKAMAGEVIEFPDGTMGMVQNLEEDNVGAIILGPYTNIKEGDIVTKTNRVVDVPVGEGLLGRVVNAIGDPIDGKGALEHDGYGLVERPAPAILSRQPVSEPMQTGLKAIDSLVPIGKGQRELIIGDRQTGKTAIAVDTIINQKDTGVISIYVAIGKKASSVVGVIDDLAAKGAMENTIVVSACASEPAPMLYLAPYAGCAIAEYFMERGKDVLIIYDDLSKHAAAYRELSLLLRRPPGREAFPGDVFYLHSRLLERSARLSDSLGGGSITALPIVETQAGDVSAYIPTNIISITDGQIFLEADLFHSGVRPAINPGISVSRVGGAAQLAAMKQVSGTLRLDLAQYRELAAFSQFSSDLDKATKQKLDRGSRIVEILKQPMYHTMAAADQVVSLRALGIGFYDDVELEDIHAAEQKLIKYLHTSLQALLNKIADGDKLLAHDLKRLDETILNFQRVLHTAEKG; encoded by the coding sequence GAGATTACCTCCATACTGATGGACAAAATATCTGATTTCGATTTCAAAATCGAAACCGCTGAAGTAGGCCATGTGGTTCAAGTCGGTGATGGTATCGCCATCATTTATGGATTGGATAAAGCCATGGCCGGGGAAGTAATAGAATTTCCCGATGGCACAATGGGTATGGTCCAGAATTTGGAAGAAGACAATGTGGGCGCCATAATCCTAGGCCCTTATACAAACATCAAAGAGGGGGATATTGTAACCAAAACCAATCGGGTGGTAGACGTTCCTGTAGGTGAAGGTTTGCTCGGACGGGTTGTAAATGCAATTGGTGATCCTATTGATGGAAAAGGCGCTCTTGAACATGATGGATATGGCCTAGTCGAAAGACCTGCTCCGGCCATTTTAAGTAGACAGCCAGTAAGCGAGCCCATGCAGACGGGACTAAAAGCGATAGATTCTTTGGTTCCCATCGGCAAAGGGCAGCGTGAGCTGATTATTGGAGACCGCCAAACGGGGAAAACCGCGATTGCAGTAGATACGATTATCAACCAAAAAGATACAGGTGTAATTTCGATTTATGTGGCTATTGGCAAAAAAGCTTCTTCGGTTGTGGGCGTGATCGATGACTTGGCTGCCAAAGGAGCGATGGAGAATACCATAGTAGTATCTGCCTGTGCCAGCGAACCGGCACCGATGCTCTACCTAGCACCGTATGCTGGGTGCGCAATTGCAGAGTATTTTATGGAGCGAGGCAAGGATGTACTGATTATCTATGATGATCTTAGTAAACATGCAGCAGCATATAGAGAATTATCGCTATTACTTAGAAGACCACCAGGCCGTGAAGCGTTTCCTGGGGATGTATTTTATTTGCATTCAAGGCTCTTAGAACGTTCTGCTAGGTTGAGTGACAGTTTAGGGGGAGGCTCAATAACGGCACTGCCCATTGTTGAGACCCAAGCTGGAGACGTATCAGCCTATATCCCAACGAATATTATCTCTATCACAGATGGACAAATATTCTTGGAAGCTGATTTATTCCATTCTGGTGTGAGGCCGGCCATCAACCCTGGGATTTCGGTTTCTCGTGTAGGTGGTGCAGCTCAGCTTGCTGCCATGAAACAGGTGTCTGGAACTCTTCGTTTAGATTTGGCCCAGTACCGAGAACTAGCAGCATTTTCTCAGTTTAGTTCTGATTTGGATAAGGCTACCAAGCAGAAACTAGATCGGGGTAGCCGTATTGTGGAGATTTTGAAGCAACCGATGTACCATACCATGGCCGCTGCGGATCAAGTTGTAAGCTTAAGGGCCTTGGGCATCGGATTTTATGACGATGTAGAATTGGAAGATATTCATGCTGCAGAGCAAAAACTTATTAAGTATTTGCACACTAGTTTGCAAGCTTTGCTCAATAAGATTGCGGATGGTGATAAATTGTTGGCGCATGATTTAAAGCGGTTGGATGAAACCATTTTGAACTTCCAAAGGGTATTGCACACAGCCGAGAAAGGGTAA
- the atpG gene encoding ATP synthase F1 subunit gamma: protein MKSIRDIRSRIKSIENTQKITRAMRMISAAKLAKAQQQVLEARPYADKIKLIAAHLYQDENHYDHPLLEHRKEGKVAYVLFSSERGLCGGYNINLNKAMDQVLSERSQEEIVLFPLGKKSREYFKEYPQARELVGFLYEEKPSYQDARILADALGHLVVDEGYKEVNLVYNRFVSAVTQDPIFDQILPIPVDSNLHKDVEYIFEPESKRVVQKILPKYMETETFRAMLEARASEHAARMAAMEGATQSADDIIHDLKLNLNRARQEQITNELAELVGGVEAQKKQR from the coding sequence ATGAAGAGTATCCGGGATATTCGTTCCCGCATCAAAAGCATTGAGAATACCCAGAAAATCACGCGCGCGATGCGTATGATTTCCGCAGCGAAACTGGCGAAAGCCCAGCAACAAGTGCTTGAGGCCAGGCCATATGCTGATAAGATAAAGCTGATTGCTGCTCATTTATATCAAGATGAGAATCATTATGATCATCCTTTGTTGGAGCACAGAAAAGAAGGCAAAGTGGCCTATGTGTTGTTTTCTTCGGAGCGTGGTTTATGTGGCGGCTATAACATTAACTTGAACAAGGCTATGGACCAGGTGCTATCTGAACGGAGCCAAGAAGAAATTGTGCTTTTTCCCTTGGGTAAGAAGAGCAGAGAGTATTTCAAGGAATATCCTCAGGCTAGGGAATTGGTTGGTTTTCTTTATGAAGAGAAACCCAGCTACCAGGACGCTCGGATCTTGGCAGATGCTTTGGGCCATTTGGTTGTAGATGAAGGTTACAAAGAGGTCAATCTGGTGTATAACCGCTTTGTTTCTGCTGTGACCCAAGACCCCATATTTGACCAGATTCTACCCATTCCGGTCGACTCCAACCTACATAAGGATGTAGAGTATATTTTCGAACCTGAATCTAAACGTGTGGTGCAAAAAATCCTTCCAAAATATATGGAAACAGAAACCTTTCGAGCTATGCTAGAAGCAAGAGCTAGCGAGCATGCGGCTCGTATGGCTGCTATGGAAGGAGCAACCCAGAGTGCGGATGATATAATCCATGACCTTAAGCTCAACCTTAACCGGGCTAGGCAGGAGCAAATTACCAATGAATTGGCAGAACTGGTAGGCGGCGTGGAAGCCCAAAAAAAACAACGATGA